Proteins encoded by one window of Orbaceae bacterium BiB:
- a CDS encoding transketolase family protein, whose translation MFIVKNDPIEMRKVYANFMQESIAKNQDIIALEADLMSSMSMDSVQKQYPNHVINCGIMEAHIIGLAGGLSIAGKNPFFHTFTAFASRRCFDQLFMSIDYQHNNLKVIASDAGVTSAHNGGTHMSFEDMGIVRGLAHATVLEVTDGVMFRNILEQLVDLKGLYWVRTMRKNAVTIYKDNEQFTIGKAKVLREGSDVTLIANGIMVCEAMLAADKLATQGIEATVIDMFTLKPIDRDVIVKYAKLTGKIVTCENHNIHNGLGSAVAEVVVQEHPVPMRFIGVKDRYGQVGSVEFLKKEYGLTADDIVQAVHSFT comes from the coding sequence ATGTTTATCGTTAAAAATGATCCTATTGAAATGCGTAAAGTGTATGCCAATTTTATGCAAGAATCTATTGCTAAGAATCAAGATATTATTGCACTAGAGGCTGATTTAATGAGTTCGATGTCGATGGATAGTGTCCAAAAACAGTATCCTAATCATGTAATCAACTGTGGAATTATGGAGGCACATATTATTGGTCTTGCTGGCGGATTGTCGATTGCTGGTAAGAATCCGTTTTTCCATACTTTTACGGCATTCGCAAGTCGCCGCTGTTTTGATCAGTTATTTATGTCGATTGATTATCAGCATAATAACCTCAAAGTTATTGCTTCAGATGCAGGGGTCACTTCTGCTCATAATGGCGGCACTCATATGTCATTTGAGGATATGGGAATTGTACGAGGACTTGCACATGCTACAGTACTTGAGGTTACTGATGGTGTCATGTTCAGAAATATTTTAGAACAATTAGTTGATTTGAAAGGTCTTTATTGGGTTAGGACGATGCGTAAAAATGCAGTTACAATCTATAAAGATAATGAACAGTTTACTATTGGTAAAGCGAAAGTATTACGTGAAGGGTCGGATGTTACGTTAATTGCTAATGGTATAATGGTTTGTGAAGCCATGCTTGCTGCAGATAAACTCGCAACTCAAGGTATTGAGGCTACAGTGATTGATATGTTTACCTTAAAACCTATTGATCGTGATGTTATCGTTAAGTATGCAAAATTAACAGGTAAAATTGTCACGTGTGAAAATCATAATATTCATAATGGATTGGGCTCTGCTGTTGCAGAAGTTGTTGTACAAGAACACCCTGTACCTATGCGTTTTATTGGCGTTAAAGATCGTTATGGGCAAGTTGGTTCAGTGGAGTTTTTGAAAAAAGAGTACGGGTTGACTGCTGATGATATTGTACAAGCCGTGCACTCTTTTACGTAA
- the eda gene encoding bifunctional 4-hydroxy-2-oxoglutarate aldolase/2-dehydro-3-deoxy-phosphogluconate aldolase produces MYRKLENLNKIVNSGIVLIVRLATEQESIQVAEAAIAGGINVIEIPMAVPNALGVIKYLADKYRNKGILVGAGTVLDAETARAAILAGAELLVSPNLNPEMIKAANRYQVITLSGAYTPTEIQNTLEAGADIVKLFPAEFVNPNYIKSVLAPLSHAPISPTGGVTPENVHEWFAAGAVCVGVASYITKAAGNEKDYSKVTLAAKTFIAAVNKAKTTK; encoded by the coding sequence ATGTATCGTAAACTAGAAAATTTGAATAAAATCGTCAATTCAGGAATTGTACTGATCGTTCGTTTAGCAACAGAGCAAGAATCAATTCAAGTAGCCGAAGCAGCTATTGCGGGAGGAATCAATGTTATTGAAATCCCAATGGCAGTACCAAATGCATTAGGTGTAATTAAATATCTAGCGGATAAATACCGTAATAAAGGTATTTTAGTCGGTGCTGGAACCGTTCTTGATGCTGAAACAGCAAGAGCTGCAATCCTTGCCGGTGCTGAATTATTAGTGAGCCCAAATTTAAATCCAGAGATGATTAAAGCTGCCAATCGTTACCAAGTCATTACTTTAAGTGGTGCTTATACCCCGACTGAGATTCAAAATACCTTAGAAGCAGGTGCTGATATTGTTAAATTGTTCCCTGCAGAATTCGTCAATCCTAATTATATTAAGTCAGTGCTAGCACCATTGTCTCATGCACCGATCTCTCCAACTGGCGGTGTAACGCCTGAGAATGTCCATGAATGGTTTGCCGCTGGTGCGGTCTGTGTCGGTGTTGCAAGCTATATTACTAAAGCGGCTGGGAATGAAAAAGATTACAGTAAAGTCACACTGGCTGCAAAAACCTTTATTGCCGCAGTTAATAAGGCTAAAACCACAAAATAA
- a CDS encoding transketolase codes for MNSPVNQMKEFAKQIRLATLKELNNLGFGHYGGSLSIVETLAVLYGGIMKYDAKNPQWQERDYFVLSKGHAGPALYSTLALKGFFPVEELLTLNQNGTRLPSHPDRLRTKGVDATTGSLGQGISIASGLALAHKLSALDNRVFCIVGDGELNEGQCWEAFQFIAHHNLNNLVIFVDNNKKQLDGTLDEVIKPFNFNDKFSAFGFDVQTIKGDDIAGIYNAVKTDRTDNQRPLVVILDSIKGQGVPYIENMVSNHHLRPSESAKAELEKIVAELEGR; via the coding sequence ATGAATAGTCCAGTTAATCAAATGAAAGAGTTTGCCAAGCAAATTCGACTTGCAACATTAAAAGAGTTAAATAATCTTGGGTTTGGTCACTATGGTGGTTCTCTATCCATTGTTGAAACACTTGCTGTACTTTATGGTGGTATCATGAAATATGATGCTAAAAATCCACAATGGCAAGAACGAGATTATTTTGTATTATCAAAAGGGCATGCGGGACCTGCATTGTATAGTACCTTAGCTTTAAAAGGTTTTTTCCCTGTGGAGGAACTATTAACATTAAACCAAAATGGGACTCGTTTACCCAGTCACCCTGACCGTTTAAGAACCAAAGGTGTTGATGCAACAACGGGTTCTTTAGGACAAGGTATCTCTATAGCTTCAGGACTCGCATTAGCCCATAAATTATCTGCTTTAGACAATCGAGTCTTTTGTATTGTCGGTGATGGTGAATTAAACGAAGGACAATGTTGGGAAGCTTTTCAATTTATTGCACACCATAATTTAAACAATCTGGTTATTTTTGTTGATAACAACAAAAAACAGTTAGATGGTACATTAGATGAAGTGATTAAACCATTTAATTTTAATGATAAATTTAGTGCTTTTGGCTTTGATGTACAAACCATTAAAGGGGATGATATCGCTGGCATTTATAATGCTGTTAAGACCGATCGTACAGATAATCAACGTCCACTCGTAGTTATTTTAGATAGTATTAAAGGGCAAGGTGTTCCTTATATCGAAAATATGGTTAGTAATCACCACTTAAGACCTTCTGAATCAGCGAAAGCAGAATTAGAAAAAATCGTTGCAGAATTGGAGGGAAGATAA
- the iscR gene encoding Fe-S cluster assembly transcriptional regulator IscR, protein MKLTSKGRYAVTAMLDVALNSNQGPVSLAEISERQEISLSYLEQLFARLRKNGLVSSVRGPGGGYVLGRGMSEIAISSIVKAVDETVEATKCHGEEGCQGGVKCLTHSLWNDLSERIDSFLANITLNELVKNKDVQAVADRQSNLIRVNHLS, encoded by the coding sequence ATGAAATTGACATCAAAGGGCCGCTATGCCGTAACTGCGATGCTTGATGTTGCATTGAACTCCAATCAAGGTCCGGTATCACTGGCAGAAATTTCAGAGCGACAAGAGATTTCATTGTCTTATTTAGAACAGTTGTTTGCTCGTTTAAGAAAAAATGGCTTAGTGAGTAGTGTGAGAGGACCAGGCGGTGGTTATGTTCTTGGTCGCGGCATGAGTGAGATAGCTATTAGTTCAATTGTAAAAGCGGTGGATGAAACTGTTGAGGCAACTAAGTGTCATGGTGAAGAAGGTTGCCAGGGTGGTGTTAAATGTTTAACTCACTCATTATGGAATGACTTAAGTGAACGTATTGATAGTTTCTTGGCTAATATAACATTAAATGAACTAGTCAAAAATAAAGATGTGCAAGCTGTTGCGGATAGACAAAGTAATTTAATTCGCGTTAATCACCTTAGCTAA
- a CDS encoding PTS ascorbate transporter subunit IIC — MIQDVMKFIVDILKVPAVLVGLIAMIGLIAQRKSLADTIKGTIKTILGFLVLSGGAGVVVSSITPLGNMFEQAFQLQGIIPNNEAIVSMAQNEYGVATALIMAFGMVANIVIARFTRLKYIFLTGHHTFYMACMISIILTVVGFEGWRLIYTGALTLGLVMAFFPAIAQHQMRKITGNDDIAFGHFGTLGYVLSGWIGGLVGKGSRSTEEMNLPKNLSFLRDSSISISLTMAIIYLIIAVCAGSDYIESQLSGGENYLVYALIQAITFAAGVFIILQGVRLILAEIVPAFTGFSEKLVPNAKPALDCPVVFPYAPNAVLIGFLSSFVGGLVGLFVLGKLDLVLILPGVVPHFFCGATAGVFGNAMGGRRGAILGAFANGLLITFLPVLLLPVLGSLGFANTTFSDTDFCGVGFILGNMAKYFSKEMIMAIISGIFVLLVVYNYAVKSKQTQTKEAANE; from the coding sequence ATGATTCAAGATGTAATGAAATTTATTGTTGATATATTAAAGGTGCCGGCTGTATTAGTCGGCTTAATTGCGATGATTGGATTAATCGCACAACGTAAGTCATTAGCCGATACCATCAAAGGTACTATCAAAACAATTTTAGGTTTTTTGGTTTTAAGTGGTGGTGCAGGTGTTGTTGTTAGCTCGATTACACCATTAGGCAATATGTTTGAGCAGGCCTTTCAGCTCCAAGGAATTATCCCTAACAATGAAGCGATTGTTTCAATGGCACAAAATGAATATGGTGTTGCAACGGCATTAATTATGGCATTTGGGATGGTTGCTAATATTGTTATAGCGCGTTTCACCCGATTGAAATATATCTTTTTAACGGGTCATCATACTTTCTATATGGCTTGTATGATTAGTATTATTCTGACTGTAGTTGGTTTTGAAGGATGGCGGTTAATTTATACCGGTGCGTTAACTCTTGGTTTAGTAATGGCCTTTTTCCCAGCGATAGCACAACATCAAATGCGTAAAATCACAGGTAATGATGATATCGCGTTTGGTCATTTTGGTACATTAGGTTATGTTTTATCTGGTTGGATAGGTGGTCTGGTTGGTAAAGGTTCACGTTCCACTGAAGAGATGAATTTACCAAAGAATCTTAGTTTTTTACGTGATAGTTCTATTTCTATTTCATTAACAATGGCAATTATTTATCTTATTATCGCGGTTTGTGCGGGTTCTGACTATATTGAGAGTCAATTAAGCGGAGGGGAGAATTACCTTGTTTATGCGCTTATTCAAGCAATCACTTTCGCAGCTGGGGTCTTCATTATTTTGCAAGGTGTTCGCTTAATTCTTGCTGAAATTGTTCCTGCCTTTACGGGCTTCTCTGAAAAACTTGTTCCTAACGCAAAACCAGCTCTTGATTGCCCGGTTGTATTTCCTTATGCACCAAATGCGGTACTTATTGGTTTCTTATCTAGTTTTGTTGGTGGATTAGTCGGATTATTTGTATTAGGTAAATTGGATCTGGTACTGATTCTTCCTGGCGTTGTTCCTCATTTCTTCTGTGGTGCTACTGCGGGGGTATTTGGTAACGCAATGGGTGGTCGACGAGGAGCGATACTTGGGGCATTTGCTAATGGCTTATTGATTACTTTTCTTCCTGTATTACTACTCCCCGTATTAGGTTCACTCGGTTTTGCTAATACTACATTTTCTGATACAGATTTCTGTGGTGTCGGTTTCATTTTAGGGAATATGGCTAAATATTTTAGTAAAGAGATGATCATGGCTATTATTTCAGGAATATTTGTATTGTTAGTCGTTTATAACTATGCAGTAAAATCTAAACAGACACAAACGAAAGAGGCTGCTAATGAATAG
- a CDS encoding IscS subfamily cysteine desulfurase has translation MKLPIYMDYAATTAVDPRVANKMMQFLTPDGIFGNPASRSHRFGWQAEEAVDIARNQIAELIGADSREIVFTSGATEADNLAIKGAAHFYQTKGKHIITSKTEHKAVLDTCRQLEREGFEVTYLTPESDGIIDLAKLEQAMRDDTTVVSIMHVNNETGVIQDIEKIGEMCRSRGIVFHVDATQSVGKLDIDLSKLKVDLMSFSGHKIYGPKGIGGLYVRRKPRIRIEAQMHGGGHERGMRSGTLPVHQIVGMGEAYRIAKEERVTEMARLQKLKERLWNGLKDIEAVYLNGSLEHGVQNILNVSFAYVEGESLMMALKDLAVSSGSACTSASLEPSYVLRALGLNDELAHSSIRFSIGRFTTEEEIDYVIKLLHDSIGRLRELSPLWEMYKDGVDLNQIQWSAH, from the coding sequence ATGAAACTTCCAATTTATATGGATTATGCAGCAACCACTGCAGTCGATCCAAGAGTTGCAAATAAAATGATGCAATTTTTAACACCAGATGGCATCTTTGGTAATCCCGCGTCACGTTCTCACCGTTTTGGTTGGCAAGCAGAAGAGGCTGTTGACATCGCACGTAATCAAATTGCTGAATTGATCGGTGCAGATTCTCGAGAAATTGTATTTACCTCTGGTGCAACAGAAGCCGATAACTTGGCGATTAAAGGTGCTGCACATTTTTATCAAACCAAAGGTAAACATATTATTACCAGTAAGACTGAACATAAAGCGGTACTAGATACTTGTCGTCAGTTAGAAAGAGAAGGGTTTGAGGTTACTTATTTAACACCGGAATCTGATGGTATTATTGATTTAGCGAAGCTTGAACAAGCTATGCGTGATGATACAACAGTGGTTTCAATCATGCATGTGAATAATGAAACTGGCGTGATTCAAGATATTGAGAAAATTGGTGAAATGTGTCGTAGTCGCGGAATCGTATTCCATGTCGATGCAACACAAAGTGTTGGTAAACTTGATATTGATTTATCTAAATTAAAAGTTGATCTCATGTCGTTTTCTGGGCACAAAATATATGGTCCTAAAGGGATTGGTGGATTATATGTAAGACGTAAACCACGCATTCGTATTGAAGCACAAATGCATGGTGGTGGTCATGAACGAGGAATGCGTTCAGGGACTTTACCGGTGCACCAAATCGTCGGAATGGGCGAAGCTTACCGTATCGCTAAAGAAGAACGTGTTACTGAGATGGCTCGTCTACAGAAATTGAAAGAACGTTTATGGAATGGCTTAAAAGATATTGAAGCTGTTTATCTCAATGGTTCTTTAGAACACGGTGTTCAAAATATTTTGAATGTGAGCTTTGCTTATGTTGAAGGTGAATCATTAATGATGGCGCTTAAAGATTTGGCGGTATCATCAGGTTCGGCCTGTACTTCAGCAAGTCTTGAACCGTCTTATGTTCTACGTGCTTTAGGATTAAATGATGAATTAGCGCATAGCTCAATTCGTTTCTCTATAGGACGTTTTACCACCGAAGAAGAGATTGATTATGTGATTAAACTTCTTCATGACTCAATTGGACGTTTGCGAGAGTTATCGCCATTATGGGAAATGTATAAAGATGGTGTTGATTTGAATCAAATTCAGTGGTCTGCACATTAA
- the iscU gene encoding Fe-S cluster assembly scaffold IscU, whose translation MAYSDKVVDHYENPRNVGAFDKNDPNVGSGMVGAPACGDVMRLQIKVNDNGIIEDAKFKTYGCGSAIASSSLVTEWIKGKSLDEAGAIKNTDIAEELALPPVKIHCSILAEDAIKAAIDDYKNKKQKAI comes from the coding sequence ATGGCTTATAGCGACAAAGTAGTTGATCATTACGAAAATCCTCGTAATGTTGGAGCGTTTGATAAAAATGATCCCAATGTTGGTAGCGGTATGGTTGGTGCACCAGCATGTGGCGATGTGATGCGTCTACAGATTAAAGTGAATGATAATGGTATAATTGAAGACGCAAAATTTAAAACCTATGGTTGCGGTAGTGCAATTGCATCAAGTTCTTTAGTTACTGAGTGGATTAAAGGTAAATCTCTTGATGAGGCTGGTGCAATTAAAAATACTGATATTGCTGAAGAATTGGCGTTACCACCAGTGAAAATTCACTGCTCAATTTTGGCAGAAGATGCGATTAAAGCCGCGATAGATGATTACAAAAATAAAAAACAAAAAGCAATATAA
- the hscA gene encoding Fe-S protein assembly chaperone HscA — MALLQISEPGLAPAPHQHRLAAGIDLGTTNSLVATVRSGQAKTLPDANGEHLLPSVVHYGRNDDDNLLITVGVNAKNNAASDPQNTVSSIKRLMGRHLSEIDISHFPYSFLTTENGVPILNLPNNQVNPVQVSADILNMLALRAKESLGGELDGVVITVPAYFDDAQRQATKDAAQLAGLHVLRLLNEPTAAAIAYGLDSGQEGIIAIYDLGGGTFDISILRLSKGVFEVLATGGDSALGGDDFDNLLAKLIADKAGVDVTNDPYLSRKLLDLATEAKIALSDKESVMVEFAGWQGKLTRSEFELLIEPLVKRTLFACRRALKDANVTTDEVVQVVMVGGSTRVPYVRCKVGDFFGCTPLTSIDPDKVVAIGAAIQADILVGNKPDSDMLLLDVIPLSLGIETMGELVEKIIPRNSTIPCARAQEFTTFKDGQTAMMIHVLQGERETVADCRSLARFTLRRIPPMPAGGAHIRVTFQVDADGLLSVTAMEKSTGIQAAIQVKPSYGLTDNEIASMIQDSLNYAENDKLTRKLLEQKVEGSRVLESLQAALDKDADLLSIQELDDILRQKHLLEVSLQGQDSYEIEKQIKHLDSMTQHFAALRMDRSIRQALTGHSVDDI; from the coding sequence ATGGCGTTACTACAAATTAGTGAACCAGGTTTAGCCCCTGCTCCACATCAGCATAGATTAGCTGCAGGGATAGATTTAGGTACCACTAACTCGCTAGTTGCTACTGTGCGTAGTGGGCAGGCAAAAACATTACCCGATGCTAATGGAGAGCATTTATTGCCGTCAGTTGTACACTATGGTCGCAATGATGATGACAATTTACTTATTACTGTTGGAGTAAATGCTAAAAATAATGCTGCATCTGATCCACAAAATACCGTAAGTTCCATAAAACGTTTAATGGGACGTCACTTAAGTGAGATCGACATTTCTCATTTCCCATACTCTTTTTTAACGACTGAAAATGGTGTACCTATTTTAAATTTGCCTAATAATCAGGTCAATCCAGTACAAGTTTCAGCTGATATTTTAAATATGTTGGCATTAAGAGCAAAAGAGAGTTTAGGTGGTGAGTTAGACGGTGTGGTGATAACTGTACCAGCTTACTTTGACGATGCTCAGCGTCAGGCAACCAAAGATGCTGCTCAATTAGCGGGCTTACACGTATTACGCTTACTTAATGAACCGACCGCTGCTGCAATTGCCTATGGTCTTGATTCCGGTCAAGAGGGTATTATTGCAATTTATGATTTAGGTGGGGGTACATTTGATATCTCTATTTTACGTTTGAGTAAAGGTGTTTTTGAAGTGCTTGCTACCGGTGGCGACTCTGCATTAGGTGGCGATGATTTTGATAACTTATTAGCTAAGTTGATTGCTGATAAGGCTGGGGTTGATGTCACAAATGATCCTTATTTGTCACGTAAGTTATTAGATCTTGCAACTGAAGCGAAAATAGCGCTATCTGATAAAGAAAGCGTTATGGTTGAGTTTGCTGGTTGGCAAGGTAAATTAACGCGTAGCGAGTTTGAGCTTTTAATTGAACCCTTAGTGAAACGTACACTCTTTGCTTGTCGACGCGCATTAAAAGATGCCAATGTGACGACAGATGAAGTTGTCCAAGTCGTGATGGTTGGAGGATCAACTCGTGTACCTTATGTCCGCTGTAAAGTTGGTGATTTTTTTGGTTGTACGCCATTAACGTCAATTGATCCCGATAAGGTTGTGGCGATTGGCGCTGCAATTCAGGCTGATATTTTAGTCGGTAATAAACCAGATTCAGATATGCTATTGCTGGACGTTATTCCGTTATCTCTCGGGATTGAAACGATGGGCGAATTAGTTGAAAAAATTATTCCTCGCAACAGTACAATTCCTTGTGCAAGGGCTCAAGAGTTTACTACCTTTAAAGATGGTCAAACGGCAATGATGATTCATGTTTTACAGGGAGAGCGTGAAACAGTGGCGGATTGTCGTTCTTTAGCTCGTTTTACTTTACGAAGAATACCGCCAATGCCAGCAGGTGGTGCTCATATTCGTGTTACATTTCAAGTTGATGCTGATGGGTTACTGAGTGTTACTGCGATGGAAAAATCGACAGGAATTCAAGCGGCAATTCAAGTTAAGCCCTCTTATGGTTTAACAGATAATGAGATTGCAAGTATGATTCAAGACTCATTAAATTATGCTGAAAATGATAAGTTAACGCGTAAATTATTAGAGCAAAAAGTTGAAGGTTCAAGAGTGTTAGAAAGTTTACAAGCCGCTTTGGATAAAGATGCTGATTTACTTTCAATTCAAGAACTTGATGATATTTTAAGACAGAAGCATCTGCTTGAGGTCTCTTTACAGGGGCAAGATAGCTATGAGATTGAAAAGCAGATTAAACATTTAGATAGTATGACACAACATTTTGCCGCTTTAAGGATGGATCGTTCAATACGGCAAGCGCTAACTGGCCATAGTGTTGATGACATTTAA
- the hscB gene encoding Fe-S protein assembly co-chaperone HscB, with translation MFEHDNYFSLFHLPATLPVDIAQLNEQYQLLQRQYHPDNYAIANDSEKATAMQKSATINAAYKTLKDPFTAAQYRLALEGIDIDNESNTIFDPLFLNEQFELREILDDIEQTNDLDALDTFYDEVISRKKQVYSDVLLAIKNSEWQDAKIILYKLRYFARLIEQIELLQEKQFAL, from the coding sequence ATGTTTGAACATGATAATTACTTCTCATTATTTCACCTACCTGCAACGTTGCCTGTTGATATTGCTCAATTAAATGAACAGTATCAACTGTTGCAGCGGCAATATCACCCGGATAATTATGCCATTGCAAACGATAGTGAAAAAGCGACAGCAATGCAAAAATCTGCAACGATTAACGCGGCTTATAAAACCTTAAAAGATCCCTTTACGGCAGCCCAATATCGGTTAGCTTTGGAAGGGATTGATATCGACAATGAAAGTAATACTATTTTCGATCCGCTATTTCTCAACGAACAATTTGAGTTACGAGAAATACTCGATGATATTGAGCAGACCAATGATCTTGATGCATTAGACACTTTTTATGATGAAGTGATCAGCCGTAAAAAACAGGTTTATAGCGATGTATTGTTGGCTATCAAAAATAGCGAATGGCAGGATGCTAAAATCATCCTTTATAAACTGCGTTATTTTGCTAGGTTAATTGAACAAATAGAGTTACTGCAAGAAAAACAATTTGCTTTATAA
- a CDS encoding MFS transporter: MITKHKPKLRWGFIILLVVGAVVNYLDRSNLSIANTTIAEEFDLTQTQMGFLLSAFLWPYALANLPAGWLVDKFGPKKMFAWASGLWSVVTITCGFLNTYSMFYAMRVVLGVAESPFFTSGLKATQTWFSKEERGVPVSIINTGSQIANAIAPPLLTILMLTMSWRGMFIIVGIFGLLVMLVWLKIYRNPTPEEAKIIAGDNKIESSQTNQPQASWGDLLKQKMTWFMILGNFGIMFTIWVYLTWLPSYLEKEQGFTLKQMGWIASIPFFCGIIGVLLGGVISDYAIRRGLQPITARKIPIVGGAIIAAASVAPIAFIDNTVLSIVLLSVGYFASQLPSGVIWTLAADVAPSNQVGSLGAIQNFGGFLGAAMAPIVTGIILDKTGSFGNVFILGACLLIMGAISYGVFLKRPITRH; encoded by the coding sequence ATGATAACAAAACACAAACCTAAATTAAGATGGGGATTTATTATTCTACTTGTCGTGGGTGCAGTCGTTAACTATCTTGACCGCTCCAATTTAAGTATTGCAAATACAACAATTGCAGAAGAGTTTGATTTAACACAAACACAAATGGGGTTTTTATTGTCAGCATTCCTTTGGCCGTACGCTTTAGCTAATCTTCCTGCTGGTTGGTTAGTCGATAAGTTTGGCCCGAAAAAAATGTTTGCTTGGGCTTCTGGATTATGGTCTGTTGTTACAATTACCTGCGGTTTTCTTAACACTTACTCCATGTTTTATGCTATGCGTGTTGTATTAGGTGTAGCTGAATCGCCATTTTTTACTTCTGGCTTAAAAGCGACACAAACATGGTTTTCTAAAGAAGAACGAGGTGTACCAGTATCTATAATTAACACCGGTTCACAAATTGCTAATGCTATCGCGCCACCACTCTTAACTATTTTAATGTTAACGATGAGCTGGCGGGGTATGTTTATTATTGTCGGGATATTTGGTCTACTTGTTATGTTAGTCTGGCTAAAAATATATCGCAATCCAACGCCAGAAGAAGCAAAAATTATTGCTGGGGATAATAAGATAGAGTCATCTCAAACCAATCAGCCTCAAGCGTCATGGGGAGATTTGTTAAAACAAAAAATGACTTGGTTCATGATTTTAGGTAATTTTGGAATTATGTTTACCATCTGGGTTTATCTAACTTGGTTACCGAGTTATTTAGAAAAAGAACAAGGTTTTACCTTAAAGCAGATGGGATGGATTGCATCAATCCCCTTCTTCTGTGGCATTATTGGGGTACTATTAGGCGGTGTTATTTCAGATTATGCTATTCGACGAGGGTTGCAGCCAATCACGGCTCGTAAAATACCTATCGTTGGAGGCGCAATTATTGCCGCGGCATCGGTTGCTCCGATCGCTTTTATTGATAATACTGTACTAAGTATTGTGTTGCTATCTGTCGGTTATTTTGCCTCACAATTACCATCAGGCGTTATTTGGACTCTTGCCGCTGATGTTGCCCCGAGTAATCAAGTTGGTTCCCTTGGTGCAATACAAAATTTTGGTGGTTTTCTAGGAGCGGCAATGGCCCCCATTGTGACAGGAATTATTCTAGATAAAACAGGTAGTTTTGGTAATGTCTTTATTTTAGGTGCTTGTTTATTAATTATGGGCGCAATATCATATGGTGTATTCTTAAAAAGACCAATTACTCGTCATTAA
- the iscA gene encoding iron-sulfur cluster assembly protein IscA, whose product MSITLTESAANRVQSFLANRGKGVGLRLGVRTSGCSGMAYVLEFADDINADDNVFEDKDVKIIVDTKSLVYIDGTELDFVKEGLNEGFKFNNPNVENECGCGESFNV is encoded by the coding sequence ATGTCTATTACATTAACGGAGAGTGCCGCAAATCGTGTACAATCATTTTTAGCTAACCGAGGGAAAGGGGTTGGACTAAGATTAGGTGTTCGAACGTCAGGTTGCTCAGGTATGGCTTATGTTCTTGAGTTTGCTGATGATATCAATGCTGACGATAATGTATTTGAAGATAAAGATGTCAAAATTATTGTAGATACTAAGAGCCTTGTTTATATTGACGGCACCGAGTTAGATTTTGTAAAAGAAGGATTAAACGAAGGATTTAAGTTTAATAATCCAAACGTTGAAAACGAATGTGGTTGTGGCGAAAGTTTTAATGTTTAA
- the fdx gene encoding ISC system 2Fe-2S type ferredoxin — MPKITFLPNESLCPEGMTVEAEEGESILEVALRNDIEVEHACEMSCACSTCHCIVRKGFDSLEESDEQEDDMLDKAWGVEPNSRLSCQARVTNEDLVVEIPRYSLNHAKEDH, encoded by the coding sequence ATGCCAAAAATTACATTTTTACCAAACGAATCACTTTGTCCTGAGGGGATGACCGTTGAGGCCGAAGAAGGCGAATCTATTTTAGAAGTTGCATTACGTAATGATATTGAAGTCGAGCATGCTTGTGAAATGTCTTGTGCTTGTTCTACTTGTCACTGTATTGTGCGTAAAGGATTTGATTCTCTTGAAGAGAGTGATGAGCAAGAAGATGATATGTTAGATAAAGCTTGGGGCGTTGAACCGAATAGTCGTTTAAGTTGCCAAGCTAGAGTGACTAATGAAGATCTTGTTGTTGAAATTCCTCGATATAGTTTAAATCATGCTAAAGAAGATCACTAA